In Spodoptera frugiperda isolate SF20-4 chromosome 13, AGI-APGP_CSIRO_Sfru_2.0, whole genome shotgun sequence, the following are encoded in one genomic region:
- the LOC118270441 gene encoding probable small nuclear ribonucleoprotein Sm D2: MATTSKPRSEMTLEELAKIEEEEFSTGPLSVLTQSVKNNTQVLINCRNNKKLLGRVKAFDRHCNMVLENVKEMWTEVPRLGKGKKGKAVNKDRFISKMFLRGDSVILVLRNPLATAAGK, encoded by the exons AT GGCAACAACGTCCAAACCACGCTCAGAGATGACTTTAGAAGAATTAGCGAAGATTGAGGAGGAAGAATTCAGTACGGGACCTCTTTCAGTGCTCACACAGTCTGTTAAGAACAATACACAAGTACTGATCAACTGCCGTAATAACAAAAAGTTGCTTGGTCGCGTCAAGGCTTTCGACCGGCACTGCAACATGGTGCTTGAAAACGTTAAGGAAATGTGGACTGAAGTGCCAAGGCTAGGCAAAGGCAAGAAG GGTAAAGCAGTCAACAAGGATAGATTTATCTCAAAGATGTTCCTTCGCGGAGACTCAGTGATCCTAGTATTAAGAAACCCGCTAGCCACCGCTGCCGGCAAGTAA